A genome region from Arachis duranensis cultivar V14167 chromosome 6, aradu.V14167.gnm2.J7QH, whole genome shotgun sequence includes the following:
- the LOC107494093 gene encoding uncharacterized protein LOC107494093: protein MAPRGPGRGRERDRTSTQEPEINPNNPVNLMATLENMAAAMQANAEALGQQINNNGNGGREAQGPMTPAMERALQAQLVPEEQCVEFATYLLTGEASHLWQGARRLLQQRNDLITWDAFQVEFYKKYFPNSARTARELELLQLKQGAMSVSEYTDKFEELFRFFCMCQGASGDFEEWKCIKYEGGLRSDILSSVGPMEIRTFSELVNKSRIAEECVKRMVAEKGSHREHSQGFAPRGREFKERGYIQHFPQGRNNFATSKESQRNGKGKRTVTSSDVSSCQRCGSHHPNRPCRLGLGVCYKCGLPGHVSRNCQQEESLDAGRLRQ, encoded by the exons atggcgcctcgtggacccgGTCGGGGACGTGAGAGAGATCGTACTAGTACACAGGAACCGGAAATCAACCCGAATAACCCGGTAAACCTTATGGCGAcgttggagaatatggctgctgctatgcaggcCAATGCGGAGGCCCTTGGGCAACagataaacaataatggcaATGGTGGAAGGGAagctcagggcccgatgacaccg GCTATGGAGCGAGCGTTGCAAGCGCAATTAGTACCCGAGGAGCAGTgtgttgaatttgctacctaTCTGCTCACGGGGGAAGCATCGCATTTGTGGCAAGGGGCTCGACGTCTCCTACAACAGAGGAATGATCTTATCACTTGGGATGCCTTCCAGGTggaattctataagaagtactttccaaaTTCCGCCAGGACAGCCAGGGAATTGGAGTTACTACAGTTGAAGCAAGGTGCTATGTCTGTATCTGAGTATACAGACAAATTTGAGGAGCTATTCAGGTTTTTCTGCATGTGTCAGGGAGCTTCGGGAGACTTCGAGGAATGGAAAtgcattaagtatgaaggagggctCCGGAGCGACATCTtgagttcagtgggaccaatggagatccgAACTTTTTCAGAGTTGGTGAATAAGAGCAgaattgctgaagagtgtgtgaagaggaTGGTTGCAGAGAAAGGAAGTCATAGAGAGCATAGCCAAGGATTTGCACCAAGGGGTCGAGAGTTTAAGGAAAGAGGATACATACAACACTTTCCCCAAGGACGGAATAACTTTGCAACGAGTAAGGAGTCCCAAAGAAACGGTAAGGGAAAGCGAACAGTGACTTCTTCTGATGTTTCGAGCTGTCAAAGATGTGGAAGTCATCACCCAAATAGGCCGTGCCGATTGGGGTTAGGTGTATGTTACAAGTGCGGGTTACCAGGGCatgtatcaagaaattgccAACAAGAAGAGAGTCTGGATGCGGGCCGATTGCGACAGTAA